One genomic region from Rubinisphaera margarita encodes:
- a CDS encoding HDOD domain-containing protein — translation MATTEISWTAIVQEELADLAFAELPATMKLPALPVAVTEFMQKSKQPDTSLKELAAIVESDSGLTLELLRHVNSSALGLRHRASSVQQALALLGQRQSTIFMVTTGMQAAVRARQSKLIHQGCFWNACMQKALFSKEVARLLGADEDMAFAGGLLQDFLLPVITNDHFDDYVRYVETRNTQPQLLTDYERRQFGWDHALAGACLANRWHLPEELVCGVLMHHRGLHMLVDQRLRRTSVTAVAIASLLPDQLRQNFTGLEQLVLLQQKWPAFDLDAIVNRVDELHRKSGLPIKNDFPLARRCRSAIERQQEICDGILKMSVASA, via the coding sequence ATGGCGACGACTGAAATTTCTTGGACTGCAATCGTTCAGGAAGAGCTGGCCGACCTGGCATTTGCGGAGCTTCCCGCCACCATGAAGCTGCCGGCGCTTCCGGTCGCTGTTACCGAATTCATGCAGAAATCGAAACAGCCGGACACGTCACTGAAAGAACTGGCCGCCATCGTCGAGTCCGATTCGGGACTGACGCTCGAACTGCTGCGCCATGTCAACTCGTCGGCTCTCGGGCTCCGCCATCGGGCCAGTTCCGTTCAACAGGCTCTCGCATTACTCGGGCAACGGCAGAGCACCATCTTTATGGTCACCACCGGAATGCAGGCCGCAGTTCGCGCCCGCCAATCCAAGCTGATTCATCAGGGCTGCTTCTGGAACGCCTGCATGCAGAAGGCGCTGTTCTCCAAGGAAGTCGCCAGGCTGCTCGGAGCCGATGAAGACATGGCATTCGCCGGAGGCCTGTTGCAGGACTTCCTGCTCCCGGTTATCACCAACGACCATTTCGACGATTACGTGCGCTACGTCGAAACGCGAAACACACAACCGCAGTTATTAACGGACTACGAACGCCGTCAGTTCGGCTGGGATCATGCTCTCGCTGGAGCTTGTCTTGCCAACCGCTGGCATCTGCCGGAAGAGCTCGTCTGCGGCGTCCTGATGCATCATCGCGGTCTGCACATGCTCGTCGATCAGCGTCTCCGGAGAACATCGGTCACCGCCGTGGCGATTGCCTCACTGCTTCCCGATCAGCTGCGGCAGAACTTCACCGGCCTGGAACAGCTCGTGCTCTTGCAGCAGAAATGGCCGGCGTTCGATCTCGATGCAATCGTCAATCGTGTCGACGAACTGCACCGCAAGTCGGGGCTGCCGATCAAGAACGACTTCCCGCTCGCCCGCCGCTGCCGCTCCGCTATCGAACGCCAGCAGGAAATCTGCGACGGCATCCTGAAAATGTCGGTCGCTTCGGCTTGA
- a CDS encoding right-handed parallel beta-helix repeat-containing protein, translating to MRQLIFCCILLCSTAAFAQKEQPTEFQVQQPNVAALRQTLDDLREARKQGFSTPVDVVLPSGRYEFTDPLQLDSELVADGLTLKAKEAREAVFSGGISLKSSGKDDQGRWRYALPENWQSEVQPRVIVIDQALRSPARYPNEGYLRVEKALEDRRSGFTVNTSDVSSDGLPGSGYDLILMHDWSSSRLPVASFEGSSRVLKTVGPIGCSAPHYAIDHFEKQPRYYLEGHAEFADIAGEWYVDSDAREIVLLSGDEENAPAVVLPRLTTILAASGNGDTPVRGLVVSGITFTETAFPMPVGGLAGAQASMHEPRDASGKRTTSHRPMLPAGVTLENAKRCRFLGCRFENMGTTALWLSNRVSDCVVQRCVVTGVGGNGINMGEDNSRRVDGRAWYQSAPDQVPSRNTIDQCEISLCGQVLPGAVGIWAPLNNELKITNNNIHDCPYTGISLGWIWNPSPSPAGKNLISGNRIQYVMQTLSDGGGIYTLGFQPDSVIEKNIITDIPLNAGRAESNGMFLDQGSSGFTIRQNTIRRIDRSPLRFHQAGENLAENNSWELATPETPPVRYNNTPEKNITVRNNTVLEAQQRIYLIGNSLTWDTVPSRLDEGVEWHVDCGKNLQYIRNNPSEPCVSTSRIWPRALRSAQYGLISFQIHYGSTLEEDLAVISMWLEMQPKSVVILHTGWPRHAEIVAGIDAKNPEFTHTDAYFNALLERLRNEFPEREFRCTWAMNLVRKVQADIAAGKAPFASIDELYRDAIHMTTDAGRYLMHNRMRQTMGQTLSNAGYEDLDPELKTYLDGLLREFGTQGQADAN from the coding sequence ATGCGACAACTGATATTCTGCTGCATTCTCCTCTGTTCCACGGCCGCGTTCGCGCAGAAGGAACAGCCGACTGAATTTCAGGTCCAGCAGCCAAACGTCGCTGCACTGCGGCAAACGCTCGATGACCTTCGCGAAGCCCGCAAGCAGGGGTTCTCCACTCCGGTTGACGTCGTATTGCCCTCCGGTCGCTACGAATTTACGGACCCCCTGCAGCTCGATTCCGAACTCGTCGCCGACGGTTTGACACTCAAGGCGAAAGAGGCCCGAGAGGCGGTCTTCTCCGGGGGAATCTCGTTGAAATCCTCAGGCAAAGACGATCAGGGTCGCTGGCGTTATGCCTTGCCGGAAAACTGGCAGAGCGAGGTGCAGCCGCGGGTGATCGTCATCGACCAGGCACTTCGCAGCCCTGCCCGTTATCCCAACGAAGGGTACCTTCGGGTCGAGAAAGCCCTCGAAGATCGTCGGAGCGGATTCACGGTCAACACGAGTGATGTTTCGTCCGACGGTTTGCCCGGATCGGGTTACGACCTCATTCTGATGCACGACTGGTCGAGCAGCCGTCTGCCGGTGGCGAGCTTTGAGGGTTCCTCGCGAGTGCTGAAAACCGTCGGCCCGATTGGCTGCTCCGCTCCGCATTACGCGATCGATCATTTCGAGAAGCAGCCGCGTTACTATCTTGAAGGACATGCCGAGTTCGCGGACATCGCCGGCGAATGGTACGTCGACAGCGACGCCCGAGAGATCGTGCTGTTGAGTGGGGATGAAGAGAACGCTCCGGCTGTCGTGCTTCCTCGATTGACGACAATTCTTGCGGCCTCCGGCAATGGCGACACGCCCGTTCGCGGCCTGGTTGTTTCCGGAATCACGTTCACTGAAACCGCGTTTCCGATGCCCGTCGGGGGACTGGCGGGCGCTCAGGCGTCGATGCACGAACCGCGCGACGCCAGCGGCAAACGCACCACCAGTCACCGCCCAATGTTGCCGGCCGGGGTAACGCTGGAGAATGCGAAGCGCTGTCGTTTCCTGGGCTGCCGGTTCGAGAACATGGGGACGACTGCACTCTGGTTGAGTAACCGGGTCAGCGATTGTGTCGTGCAGCGTTGCGTTGTCACCGGCGTGGGCGGCAACGGGATTAATATGGGAGAAGATAATTCTCGCCGGGTCGACGGCCGCGCGTGGTATCAGTCGGCTCCCGATCAGGTGCCGAGTCGGAATACGATCGATCAATGCGAGATCAGTCTTTGTGGCCAGGTGCTGCCGGGAGCGGTCGGCATCTGGGCTCCGTTGAACAACGAACTCAAGATCACGAACAACAATATTCACGACTGCCCTTACACCGGAATCTCGCTGGGTTGGATCTGGAATCCCTCGCCGAGTCCGGCCGGGAAGAATCTGATTTCCGGCAATCGCATTCAGTACGTGATGCAGACCCTCAGCGATGGCGGTGGCATTTACACGCTCGGCTTTCAGCCAGACAGCGTGATCGAGAAGAACATTATCACCGATATTCCGTTGAACGCGGGTCGAGCCGAGTCGAACGGGATGTTCCTCGACCAGGGCTCGAGCGGATTCACGATTCGTCAGAACACGATCCGCCGTATCGATCGCTCGCCGTTGCGGTTCCATCAGGCGGGTGAGAACCTGGCCGAGAACAACAGCTGGGAACTGGCCACCCCGGAAACTCCGCCCGTGCGTTACAACAACACGCCGGAGAAGAATATCACCGTGCGGAACAACACTGTTCTCGAGGCGCAGCAGCGGATCTACCTGATCGGGAACTCGTTGACGTGGGATACGGTTCCCTCGCGACTCGATGAGGGCGTTGAATGGCATGTCGACTGTGGGAAGAATCTGCAGTACATTCGGAACAATCCCTCCGAGCCGTGTGTCTCTACCTCCCGCATCTGGCCGCGTGCGTTGCGGTCGGCTCAGTACGGTCTGATCTCGTTCCAGATCCACTATGGTTCAACGCTGGAAGAAGACCTGGCCGTGATCTCGATGTGGCTCGAAATGCAGCCGAAGTCGGTTGTGATCCTGCACACCGGCTGGCCGCGTCATGCCGAGATCGTAGCGGGGATTGACGCGAAGAATCCCGAGTTCACGCATACCGACGCCTACTTCAACGCATTGCTCGAGCGGCTGCGGAACGAGTTTCCCGAGCGGGAGTTTCGCTGCACCTGGGCGATGAACCTGGTCCGAAAGGTTCAGGCCGATATCGCAGCGGGGAAGGCTCCGTTTGCGTCGATCGACGAGCTGTACCGCGATGCGATCCACATGACGACAGACGCCGGACGTTATCTGATGCATAATCGGATGCGGCAGACGATGGGGCAGACGCTGAGCAATGCGGGCTACGAGGATCTCGATCCGGAACTAAAAACTTATCTCGACGGACTCTTGCGCGAGTTTGGAACGCAGGGGCAGGCCGACGCGAATTGA
- a CDS encoding MFS transporter gives MNTNETQVIAPNAYRLLWAGFTAILAAGVGFAIRGGILNNWRDEFGFSFTELGAIGGAGLTGFCFGIFIGGVVVDKIGYGKLVIAAFVFHIASALVALMPGTGMDKATVFAYLYWGTFLFAVANGTLEAVANPLVATLFPTKRTHFLNILHASWPAGLVLGSALGWVLDDMYNISWKYQLALFLIPTVVYGLMFLGQSFPRSEASEKGLSFGEMFRDVGILGGAVACFLLSLFFAGVFGSFNLSDDVARNLGYGIGGILLIAVAVITRFSIGSWLLFVLFVTHALVGAVELGTDGWIQNIIGNILTSGEGKILFVYTSMIMFLLRFCADFIERKIGLSPIGILLVCSILGCVGLNLASGIQSFEGALLALGVYAVGKTFFWPTMLAVVSDRFPRTGAIAISVMGGIGMMSAGLIGSAGLGYSKDHYAAEALQESHPEIYEKLKAEEPSKFLTLQTYGIDGDKVKDYAKIPPEERSESDKELLEAVAEAGITGDRKTLVADSFIPATMAVIYLCLFFYFKAIGGYKTVHLAGTQAEEIDENDEVIPAHEK, from the coding sequence ATGAACACCAACGAAACCCAGGTGATCGCGCCCAACGCGTATCGCCTGCTGTGGGCCGGTTTCACGGCTATTCTGGCAGCCGGGGTCGGCTTCGCGATTCGCGGAGGGATTCTGAACAACTGGCGAGACGAGTTCGGCTTCAGCTTCACAGAACTCGGAGCGATCGGAGGAGCAGGACTCACAGGCTTCTGCTTCGGGATCTTCATTGGCGGAGTCGTTGTCGACAAGATTGGTTACGGTAAGCTGGTCATCGCGGCTTTCGTGTTCCATATCGCGTCTGCACTCGTAGCATTGATGCCTGGTACTGGCATGGATAAGGCCACGGTGTTTGCCTACCTCTACTGGGGCACCTTCCTGTTCGCAGTCGCGAATGGAACCCTTGAAGCGGTTGCAAACCCGCTGGTCGCGACGCTATTCCCGACCAAACGGACTCACTTTCTTAATATTCTCCATGCGAGTTGGCCGGCAGGTCTTGTGCTCGGAAGTGCCCTCGGCTGGGTACTGGATGATATGTACAACATCTCCTGGAAGTATCAGCTCGCCCTCTTCCTGATTCCGACCGTCGTATACGGCCTGATGTTCCTGGGGCAGTCTTTTCCCCGATCGGAAGCATCCGAGAAAGGCCTCAGCTTCGGTGAAATGTTCCGCGATGTCGGCATCCTGGGTGGCGCAGTTGCCTGCTTCCTGCTGTCGCTGTTCTTCGCAGGTGTATTCGGATCGTTCAACCTCAGCGACGATGTTGCCCGGAATCTCGGCTACGGAATCGGTGGAATCCTGCTCATCGCTGTCGCGGTTATTACGCGGTTTTCGATCGGTTCCTGGCTGCTGTTCGTCTTATTCGTGACACATGCATTGGTCGGTGCCGTGGAACTGGGAACTGACGGTTGGATTCAGAATATCATCGGAAATATTCTGACATCGGGAGAAGGAAAGATCCTCTTCGTCTACACCTCGATGATTATGTTCCTGCTGCGGTTCTGTGCCGACTTCATTGAACGGAAGATTGGGCTTTCTCCAATTGGAATTCTGCTGGTCTGCTCGATTCTCGGATGTGTCGGTTTGAATCTGGCCAGTGGAATTCAATCGTTCGAGGGTGCTTTGCTCGCGTTGGGCGTTTACGCCGTGGGTAAGACCTTCTTCTGGCCGACGATGCTGGCTGTCGTCAGCGACCGGTTCCCCCGGACTGGAGCGATCGCGATCAGCGTCATGGGTGGAATTGGTATGATGTCAGCCGGACTCATTGGATCGGCTGGGCTTGGCTATTCGAAAGATCATTACGCAGCTGAAGCGCTTCAGGAAAGCCATCCTGAGATCTACGAGAAGCTCAAGGCTGAAGAGCCCAGCAAGTTCCTCACGCTTCAGACATACGGCATCGACGGTGACAAGGTAAAAGACTACGCCAAGATCCCGCCCGAGGAACGGAGCGAGAGCGACAAAGAATTGCTGGAAGCGGTCGCGGAGGCAGGCATCACCGGGGACCGGAAGACGCTCGTTGCCGACTCGTTTATCCCTGCCACGATGGCGGTGATTTACCTCTGTCTGTTCTTCTACTTCAAGGCGATCGGCGGCTACAAGACGGTCCACCTGGCCGGTACGCAAGCCGAGGAGATCGACGAGAACGACGAAGTGATTCCTGCTCACGAGAAGTAG
- a CDS encoding GAF domain-containing protein, translated as MNEPTASERIAACVQNVEKLARQDLPREEFFRQFLQSVSQGCRAPAAAIWGVQQNGLNVIAEENLAATGAMNDQQIAQKNMKLLAEVVNNSQSVAIGASGTKSDLRPTPHLFVCSPIFENKKCVAVMQLFFPEKVSEDAQKGLLQFSEHLAGLASLHVSGKMTSPVTVNTKDFWESMDRFLLDLHNGLDTHQVASTAANDSRQLLAADRVAIAMKWGHKTRMMAVSGQDKVNRRSNLMQKLNRLTRTVYATGKPFIHTGELKELAPQVEKQLADYLEESNARMLAIYPLVHKDREHKAEDRPQDKKKPDLLIGAMVVELLTSNQWDPDRQAAAELMSDHIATAIHNADEHEKIFLLPVWRTIGRGFRALRGKTLAKTLVISGLVLAVVLALMLIKYPYRATGDGRLMPVVQRDVFAQLDAEVQEVLVRGGEPVKKGELLVQLTNPQLQSEFLRVQGEISEKSFLVRAQQAELEEVARAGREDEAVRLQGQIAETQIEVNSLKKELEILQDRISKLKVFSPIDGVIATFQVDQLLRNRPVRRGDVLMEVMDPKGAWHLELEVKDKRMGHMLRAQQERDPKLDVEYVLATDPETTYEGHLQKISTRTAVNQEAGNVVQVVASINEEELPELRIGAEVKAKIDCGRMTLGYVLFGDALDFIRIQLWL; from the coding sequence ATGAACGAACCAACTGCCAGTGAACGGATCGCCGCGTGTGTGCAGAACGTCGAGAAACTGGCTCGACAGGATTTGCCCCGGGAAGAGTTCTTCCGGCAGTTTCTGCAAAGCGTCTCGCAGGGTTGTCGGGCGCCTGCCGCCGCGATCTGGGGTGTTCAACAGAACGGACTGAACGTCATCGCCGAGGAGAATCTCGCGGCGACCGGGGCAATGAACGACCAGCAGATCGCTCAGAAGAACATGAAGCTGCTGGCCGAGGTCGTGAACAACTCGCAGTCGGTTGCCATCGGAGCGAGCGGGACGAAATCGGATCTGCGACCGACGCCGCACCTGTTTGTCTGCTCGCCGATTTTCGAGAACAAGAAATGCGTCGCTGTGATGCAGCTGTTCTTCCCGGAAAAGGTCAGCGAAGATGCCCAGAAAGGTCTGCTGCAGTTCTCGGAGCATCTGGCGGGACTCGCTTCGCTGCACGTCTCGGGCAAGATGACCTCCCCGGTCACCGTGAACACCAAAGACTTCTGGGAGTCGATGGACCGGTTCCTGCTCGATCTGCATAACGGGCTCGATACGCATCAGGTCGCCTCCACCGCTGCGAATGATTCCCGTCAGTTGCTCGCCGCCGACCGTGTCGCGATCGCCATGAAATGGGGTCACAAGACCCGCATGATGGCCGTAAGCGGTCAGGACAAAGTCAACCGCCGTTCGAACCTGATGCAGAAGCTGAACCGGCTGACGCGGACCGTGTACGCGACCGGCAAGCCGTTTATCCACACCGGCGAGCTGAAAGAGCTCGCCCCGCAGGTCGAGAAGCAGCTGGCCGATTATCTCGAAGAATCCAACGCCCGCATGCTCGCGATCTATCCGCTGGTCCACAAAGACCGGGAGCACAAGGCCGAAGACCGGCCGCAGGACAAGAAGAAGCCCGACCTGCTCATCGGAGCCATGGTGGTCGAACTGCTCACTTCGAACCAGTGGGATCCCGATCGACAGGCGGCCGCCGAGCTGATGTCCGATCATATCGCGACCGCGATTCACAACGCTGACGAACACGAGAAGATCTTTCTGCTCCCGGTCTGGCGTACAATCGGGCGAGGCTTCCGGGCGCTGCGCGGAAAGACACTCGCCAAAACGCTCGTCATCAGCGGGCTCGTGCTGGCCGTGGTGCTCGCTCTCATGTTGATCAAATATCCCTACCGCGCCACCGGCGACGGGCGGCTCATGCCGGTCGTTCAACGGGATGTATTTGCTCAGCTCGACGCCGAGGTTCAGGAAGTTCTCGTCCGTGGCGGTGAACCGGTCAAGAAAGGCGAACTGCTCGTTCAATTAACGAATCCGCAGTTGCAGTCGGAGTTTCTCCGCGTGCAGGGCGAGATCAGCGAGAAGTCATTCCTGGTTCGAGCCCAGCAGGCGGAACTGGAAGAAGTGGCCCGGGCGGGTCGCGAAGATGAAGCGGTCCGACTGCAGGGGCAGATTGCCGAGACGCAGATCGAAGTCAACAGCCTGAAGAAAGAGCTGGAGATTCTTCAGGATCGGATTTCCAAGCTGAAGGTGTTCTCGCCCATCGATGGCGTCATCGCCACGTTCCAGGTCGATCAACTCCTGCGGAATCGTCCGGTTCGTCGCGGCGATGTGCTGATGGAAGTCATGGATCCCAAGGGAGCCTGGCACCTGGAACTGGAAGTGAAGGACAAGCGAATGGGCCACATGCTCCGTGCCCAGCAGGAGCGTGATCCGAAACTCGACGTCGAGTACGTGCTCGCGACCGATCCGGAAACAACCTACGAAGGTCATCTCCAGAAGATCTCAACCCGAACAGCCGTGAATCAGGAAGCGGGCAATGTGGTCCAGGTCGTCGCCTCGATCAATGAAGAAGAACTGCCCGAGCTGCGAATCGGCGCGGAAGTGAAAGCCAAAATCGACTGCGGTCGCATGACGCTCGGCTACGTCCTGTTCGGCGACGCTCTGGACTTCATCCGCATCCAGCTCTGGCTCTAA